From the Pomacea canaliculata isolate SZHN2017 linkage group LG14, ASM307304v1, whole genome shotgun sequence genome, one window contains:
- the LOC112554761 gene encoding structural maintenance of chromosomes protein 4-like: MEKARDVADSEVEEMDVDPIDDSSTKSNPRVFNCDDYGEIEVPDALQAVATYDVNGPRLMITHIVNENFKSYAGVQTLGPFHKSFTAIVGPNGSGKSNVIDSMLFVFGYRANKIRSKKVSFLIHNSENHKDIDHCTVAVHFQKIIDTESDENDYTVVPNSKLVVSRTAFKDNSSAYYLDGRKATYKDVAALLRASGIDLDHNRFLILQGEVEQIAMMKPKAQTEHEDGMLEFLEDIIGSNRFKQPIAMLCQRVETLNELRAEKLNRVKAVEKEKDDLEGPKNEAVEYLKLENSIVRHKNELYQKYISECAESEEKAAAEFNKVKEGMKVLTEKMDDIAAKKKEKGKEHCTLYKDYEWLVKQCEESKEKFSELEKQDIKYREDLKHAKARTKKLEKSLEPEKKKIYDLQQVPQQNEMLLADLQKKIEKLEEDKAKEEVNLKKVMTSLRHETKGLQEEKDRMEEQLLGLHKTLHEKQSLLQVTELELEICVSGQQNEELKLKDMRNNLEKDRTELDQLKITAAELEKKIPEVEKELLLANADATKAQEKEVELSEKVRSLIYKVEETRRVQETASSKRKVLAFLLQLKKTGKIQGIFGRLGDLGAIDEKYDIAISTACGSLDNIVVDTITTAQHCVELLIKHNIGVATFIGLDKMEKWREHAKNKITTPENIPRLFDLVKVKDERVLPAFYFALRDTLVADDLEQATRIAYGKTRNRVVTLKGELIDQSGTMSGGGKTVSKGLMGSTIMDNVDPEELAKVENMLKEARGEVEMLRANQMKLKESMQKNTKDLTDMRHNLQLAEMKIKALKEQMESLQIRIKEQEVKVRTSAPDKKQVDELQKKIAAYRKDYDEFAETTSKVEAEVKRLYKHIMDIGESKMQAAQSRVDAISHQIDEATRQITKTNVGIKTAERNLKKAEEKVQTLEEEMAENCKRIQELNQLLKDMEVEATQVLEKHQQAQVKVQAAEKCLENVKKMVAKLEEEENAVKKDTIEVHMQLEKCENILKETKAKIKHWRKELASLRLSAVEGEQGDQLPTFSAEQLEGVLTDEVQYKITVKEERLAQMKPNMAAIAEYKKKEELYLARVGELDQIVEVRDRQRKYHEELRKRRLDEFMTGFAVITGKLREMYQMITLGGNAELELVDSLDPFSEGIVFSVRPPNKSWKNISNLSGGEKTLSSLALVFALHHYKPTPLYVMDEIDAALDFKNVSIVAHYIKERTKNAQFIIISLRNNMFELADRLIGIYKTYNCTKSATINPHILHRALQESNEVSDSVSPS, encoded by the exons ATGGAAAAAGCAAGAGATGTTGCTGATAGTGAAGTGGAAGAGATGGATGTGGATCCCATTGATGATTCTTCAACGAAGAGTAATCCGCGTGTCTTTAATTGTGATG ATTATGGTGAAATAGAGGTTCCAGATGCACTGCAAGCAGTTGCAACCTATGATGTAAATGGACCTCGTCTCATGATTACCCatattgtgaatgaaaatttCAAATCATATGCCGGTGTGCAGACACTGGGGCCATTTCATaag AGCTTTACTGCCATTGTTGGTCCTAATGGAAGTGGAAAATCCAATGTTATTGACTCCATGCTCTTTGTCTTTGGTTACCGGGCAAACAAGATACGCTCAAAGAAAGTCAGTTTCTTGATTCATAACAGTGAAAATCACAAGGACATTGATCACTGCACAGTGGCCGTCCATTTTCAGAAAATCATTGATACAGAG tcagaTGAGAATGACTACACTGTTGTACCAAACTCCAAGCTGGTGGTCTCACGTACAGCCTTTAAAGACAATTCTTCAGCTTATTATCTGGATGGAAGGAAGGCCACATACAAGGATGTAGCTGCACTGCTGAGGGCTTCTGGGATAGATTTGGACCACAACCGTTTTCTTATTCTTCAG GGAGAGGTAGAACAGATTGCAATGATGAAGCCAAAGGCTCAGACAGAACATGAGGATGGCATGCTAGAGTTTCTGGAGGACATTATTGGCAGCAATAGATTCAAGCAACCTATTGCTATGCTATGTCAGCGTGTTGAAACTTTGAATGAGCTACGAGCTGAAAAA CTAAATCGTGTAAAAgcagtagaaaaagaaaaagatgaccTCGAGGGACCCAAAAATGAAGCTGTGGAGTACCTAAAATTAGAAAACAGCATAGTGCGTCACAAGAATGAACTGtaccaaaaatatat ttcagaATGTGCAGAGAGTGAAGAAAAGGCTGCTGCAGAATTTAATAAAGTCAAAGAAGGCATGAAGGTCCTCACGGAAAAGATGGATGACattgcagcaaagaaaaaagaaaagggcaAAGAACACTGCACTCTTTACAA GGATTATGAGTGGCTTGTAAAACAGTGTGaagagagcaaagaaaaattctcTGAACTGGAGAAACAAGACATCAAGTATCGTGAGGATCTCAAGCATGCAAAGGCCAGAACTAAAAAGTTGGAGAAAAGCTTGGAAccggagaaaaaaaag ATTTATGACCTTCAGCAAGTGCCTCAGCAGAATGAGATGCTTTTAGCTGATCTACAAAAGAAGATAGAGAAGCTTGAGGAAGACAAGGCTAAGGAAGAAGTGAATTTGAAAAAGGTCATGACCAGTCTTCGTCACGAAACCAAG GGcttacaagaagaaaaagacagaatggAAGAGCAGCTGTTGGGTCTACATAAAACTCTACATGAAAAGCAGTCTCTG CTACAAGTGACTGAATTAGAGTTGGAAATATGTGTGAGTGGGCAACAAAATGAGGAGCTGAAACTGAAGGATATGAGGAACAATTTGGAGAAGGACAGGACTGAGCTTGATCAGCTTAAGAT CACAGCTGCAGAACTTGAGAAGAAAATTCCTGAAGTGGAAAAAGAATTGCTGCTGGCCAATGCTGATGCAACGAAAGCACAAGAAAAGGAGGTGGAGTTATCAGAGAAG GTGCGAAGTCTGATTTACAAAGTAGAAGAAACACGGCGTGTACAAGAGACAGCCAGCAGCAAGAGAAAGGTGCTTGCGTTTCTTTTGCAGCTAAAGAAAACTGGCAAAATTCAAGGCATCTTCGGGCGCTTG GGTGACTTGGGAGCTATTGATGAAAAGTATGATATAGCCATTTCTACTGCATGTGGTTCACTGGATAACATTGTGGTGGATACAATAACCACAGCACAACATTGCGTAGAGCTTCTTATCAAACACAATATAGGTGTCGCCACATTCATTGGTCTGGACAAGATGGAAAAGTGGAGGGAgcatgcaaaaaacaaaatcacaac GCCAGAAAACATACCCAGACTGTTCGACTTGGTGAAGGTGAAGGATGAAAGAGTCTTGCCAGCATTCTACTTTGCTCTTCGTGACACACTGGTGGCAGATGACCTTGAGCAAGCTACCCGCATTGCTTATGGGAAAACTCGAAATCGTGTAGTAACCTTGAAGGGAGAATTAATTGATCAATCTG GTACTATGAGTGGTGGTGGGAAAACAGTCAGCAAAGGGCTCATGGGATCAACTATCATGGATAACGTGGATCCTGAAGAATTGGCCAAAGTGGAGAATATGCTGAAAGAG GCCAGAGGAGAAGTGGAGATGCTTCGTGCCAACCAAATGAAGCTTAAAGAATCAATGCAGAAGAACACTAAAGATCTGACAGACATGAGGCACAATCTTCAATTAGCTGAGATGAAAATTAAG GCTTTAAAGGAACAGATGGAAAGTTTGCAAATCCGGATCAAAGAGCAAGAAGTTAAAGTCAGAACTTCAGCGCCTGACAAAAAGCAAGTGGATGAGCTCCAAAAAAAGATTGCTGCTTATCGGAAAG ATTATGATGAGTTTGCTGAAACAACATCTAAGGTGGAAGCTGAAGTTAAGAG ACTGTACAAACACATCATGGACATTGGAGAGTCTAAAATGCAGGCTGCACAATCTCGTGTGGATGCCATCAGCCATCAGATTGACGAAGCCACGAGGCAGATCACCAAAACTAATGTTGGCATCAAAACTGCAGAACG CAATCTGAAGAAGGCAGAGGAGAAGGTACAGACCTTAGAGGAGGAAATGGCAGAAAATTGCAAACGAATACAAGAACTGAACCAGTTGTTAAAGGACATGGAAGTGGAAGCAACTCAAGTATTGGAGAAACACCAACAGGCTCAG GTAAAAGTGCAGGCAGCAGAAAAGTGTCTGGAGAATGTAAAGAAGATGGTTGCCAAgcttgaagaagaagagaatgcAGTAAAGAAGGATACTATTGAAGTGCACATGCAGCtggaaaaatgtgaaaacatccTGAAAGAGACTAAAGCCAAGATCAAACATTGGAGAAAAGAG CTTGCCAGTCTAAGGTTGTCAGCTGTCGAGGGTGAGCAGGGAGATCAGCTCCCAACATTCAGTGCAGAGCAGCTTGAGGGTGTGCTGACAGATGAGGTGCAATACAAGATCACTGTTAAGGAAGAAAGACTGGCACAGATGAAACCTAATATGGCTGCCATTGCAGAGTATAAGAAAAAG GAGGAACTTTATCTGGCCAGAGTTGGGGAGTTGGACCAGATCGTGGAAGTGCGTGATAGACAGCGCAAGTACCATGAAGAACTGCGCAAGCGGAGACTAGACGAGTTTATGACTGGATTCGCTGTAATAACTGGAAAGCTGAGGGAGATGTACCAGATGATTACATTAGGTGGTAATGCTGAGCTGGAGCTAGTTGACTCTCTTGATCCCTTCTCAGAAGGAATAGTCTTCAG TGTACGTCCACCAAACAAATCCTGGAAGAACATCTCCAATCTGTCAGGTGGTGAGAAGACCTTGAGTTCACTGGCGCTGGTGTTTGCCCTACACCACTATAAACCCACACCACTTTACGTCATGGATGAGATTGATGCTGCTCTTGACTTCAAGAATGTCTCAATTGTTGCACATTACATCAAG gAACGCACCAAAAATGCACAGTTCATCATCATTTCTCTCCGCAACAACATGTTTGAACTGGCAGATCGCCTTATTGGGATCTACAAAACCTACAACTGCACCAAATCTGCCACAATCAATCCACACATACTCCATCGTGCTCTGCAAGAATCTAATGAAGTATCAGACTCTGTTAGTCCTTCCTGA